In Chloroflexota bacterium, the following proteins share a genomic window:
- a CDS encoding Crp/Fnr family transcriptional regulator: MGDQSRSSTGSPRAASAPRDPAALKRRYLSAIDIFRDLSPQQLNDVHQIFRMTSVPKGRIVFQPDETGEGMFILKSGGVQVYRISPEGKRFVVSTVEPGAFFGEMAFLGQSMYGSFAETTEASVLCAMSRYDIEQLMQRYPTVAVRMMQALSQRLSETETQLEDLALKSLAARLATFILRHTGDDDRQMLGLTHNDLAERVGTSRETATQALNELKADGLIGIGRKRIEILDREGLEAIAESY; this comes from the coding sequence GTGGGTGATCAGTCCCGATCAAGCACCGGCAGCCCAAGAGCGGCATCGGCGCCTCGTGACCCCGCTGCGCTGAAGCGCCGGTATCTCTCGGCCATCGACATCTTTCGCGATTTGTCGCCCCAGCAGCTCAACGATGTCCACCAGATCTTTCGGATGACCAGCGTGCCGAAGGGCCGCATCGTCTTCCAGCCCGACGAGACCGGCGAGGGAATGTTCATCCTCAAGTCCGGCGGGGTGCAGGTCTACCGCATCTCACCGGAGGGCAAACGGTTCGTGGTGTCGACGGTGGAACCGGGGGCGTTCTTCGGCGAGATGGCGTTCCTGGGGCAGTCAATGTATGGCTCGTTCGCCGAAACGACCGAGGCGTCCGTGCTCTGCGCGATGAGTCGCTACGACATCGAGCAGCTCATGCAGCGCTATCCGACGGTTGCGGTGCGGATGATGCAGGCGCTCTCCCAACGGCTGAGTGAAACGGAGACGCAACTCGAGGACCTGGCGCTCAAGTCGCTGGCCGCCAGATTGGCCACCTTCATCCTGCGGCACACCGGCGACGACGACCGGCAGATGCTGGGGCTGACGCACAACGACCTGGCCGAGCGCGTGGGCACGTCCCGTGAGACGGCCACCCAGGCGCTGAATGAACTGAAGGCGGACGGGCTG
- the truB gene encoding tRNA pseudouridine(55) synthase TruB produces MSAPVDVPSGFLVTAKPIGARSTALVQAARGCLGRRKVGHCGTLDPLAAGVLPLAIGHATRLSEYVLRAPKTYIAAVVFGVQTTTDDLEGAVMGSLRSSPEPAEVLGVLPKFVGTLCQRPPAASAVQVDGRRAYARSRAGEDFTLPEREVEVHAIAAVAQAMVTLAVCDDRLLLDGNGPGQPALVVALEVRCGRGTFIRSLARDIGETLGCGASLLALVRTAVGPFTLADAIGLAALRRASPAEVAELVHAPDAVLDEVPACLLAAEDRGDFVNGRRLRFRAAQSGLHRFYDADGAFLGVAEHAGGEWRKLRVMQAAA; encoded by the coding sequence GTGTCCGCGCCGGTTGACGTTCCGAGCGGATTCCTCGTAACGGCCAAGCCAATCGGGGCGCGTTCGACGGCGTTGGTGCAGGCAGCGCGCGGCTGCCTGGGCCGGCGCAAGGTGGGCCATTGCGGCACGCTGGACCCCCTGGCCGCGGGCGTGTTGCCCCTGGCGATCGGCCACGCCACGCGGCTCAGCGAATACGTGCTGCGCGCGCCCAAGACCTACATTGCGGCCGTGGTCTTTGGCGTGCAAACCACCACGGACGATCTGGAAGGCGCCGTGATGGGCTCATTGCGATCATCCCCGGAACCGGCGGAGGTCCTCGGCGTACTGCCGAAGTTCGTCGGCACCCTGTGCCAGCGCCCGCCGGCGGCGTCGGCGGTGCAAGTTGACGGACGGCGGGCCTACGCGCGGTCGCGGGCGGGAGAGGATTTCACGCTCCCCGAGCGGGAGGTCGAGGTGCACGCGATCGCCGCTGTGGCACAGGCCATGGTCACGCTCGCGGTGTGCGACGACCGCCTGCTGCTGGATGGCAACGGGCCCGGCCAACCGGCGCTGGTCGTCGCCCTTGAAGTGCGGTGCGGCCGAGGGACGTTCATCCGCAGCCTGGCCCGCGATATCGGCGAGACACTTGGCTGCGGCGCGTCGTTGCTGGCGCTGGTGCGCACCGCGGTCGGCCCGTTTACCCTGGCCGACGCCATCGGCCTGGCGGCCTTGCGCCGGGCGTCGCCGGCGGAGGTCGCGGAACTGGTGCATGCACCGGATGCGGTCCTGGACGAAGTGCCCGCATGCCTGCTCGCGGCAGAGGACCGGGGCGATTTCGTGAACGGACGCCGCCTGAGATTTCGGGCCGCGCAATCGGGTCTGCATCGCTTCTACGATGCCGACGGCGCGTTTCTGGGAGTCGCGGAGCATGCCGGCGGCGAATGGCGGAAGCTCCGCGTGATGCAGGCGGCGGCATGA
- the infB gene encoding translation initiation factor IF-2: MRTVPLPETATIAQIAERAEVESTDIIVELLSRNVLATINAAIDRDTARAVLAKLGVDVTDEETAAPPAAAEVKEAAPADDEAPAGEPRPPVVTVMGHVDHGKTTLLDAIRQTQVALGEHGGITQSIGAYQVTTGEGAITFIDTPGHEAFTAMRARGAGVTDIVVVVVAADDGVMPQTVEAIGHARAAGVPMIMAVNKIDLPTANPERAYQQLTEHEVVVEAYGGDVVAVPLSAEQGDGIDELLEYINLTAQLEELRAPVDGPAVATVIETRLDRSQGPIASAIVTSGTLSVGDQVQVGNVEGRVRALFDHHGERLKQAGPSTPVQVVGLESTPAAGDQLRVAKRSKRRRRAERSAAQRGGGEQAIRLSLEQLAAQMTAGQLHQLSVVVKASTDGAAAAVVKSLADVGEARTRAVVIYEGVGTITESDVNLAAAAEGIVVGFDVRIDPAARAEADRQGVDVRVYFTIYELIDEVDAALRGMLEPEEFEVVDGRLEIRGEFRSERTLQIVGGMVLTGRIYRGADVRILRRGEEIGQGRIGTVRRFADAVEEVREGFDCGLGVQTTTNIELADIIEVFHTETRQP; this comes from the coding sequence ATGCGAACCGTCCCCCTGCCCGAGACGGCCACCATCGCGCAGATCGCCGAACGCGCCGAGGTTGAAAGCACCGACATCATCGTCGAGCTGCTCTCGCGCAACGTGCTGGCGACCATCAATGCCGCCATCGACCGGGATACGGCTCGGGCGGTATTGGCCAAGCTCGGCGTCGACGTCACCGACGAGGAGACCGCCGCCCCACCGGCGGCAGCCGAAGTCAAGGAAGCCGCGCCGGCCGACGACGAGGCGCCGGCGGGCGAGCCGCGGCCGCCGGTGGTGACGGTCATGGGTCACGTGGACCACGGCAAGACCACGTTGCTGGACGCCATCCGGCAGACGCAGGTCGCCCTGGGCGAGCACGGCGGGATCACGCAGAGCATCGGCGCCTATCAGGTGACGACCGGCGAGGGCGCCATCACGTTCATCGACACGCCGGGCCATGAAGCGTTCACCGCCATGCGGGCACGCGGCGCCGGGGTGACCGACATCGTGGTGGTGGTGGTGGCCGCCGATGACGGTGTGATGCCGCAGACGGTCGAAGCCATTGGACACGCCAGGGCCGCCGGAGTGCCGATGATCATGGCGGTCAACAAGATCGACCTGCCGACGGCCAACCCGGAGCGCGCCTACCAGCAGCTGACCGAGCATGAAGTGGTGGTGGAGGCCTACGGTGGGGACGTCGTGGCGGTGCCGCTGTCGGCCGAGCAAGGCGACGGCATCGACGAGCTGCTGGAATACATCAATCTGACGGCGCAACTCGAGGAGCTGCGGGCGCCCGTGGACGGACCGGCGGTGGCGACCGTGATCGAGACGCGGCTCGACCGCAGCCAGGGGCCCATTGCCAGCGCCATCGTCACGAGCGGAACGCTGAGCGTCGGCGACCAGGTGCAGGTGGGGAACGTCGAAGGTCGCGTGCGCGCGCTGTTCGACCACCACGGCGAGCGGCTCAAGCAAGCCGGTCCGTCGACGCCGGTGCAGGTGGTCGGCCTGGAATCAACCCCCGCCGCCGGCGATCAGTTGCGGGTGGCGAAGCGGAGCAAGCGACGCCGGCGCGCCGAGCGATCGGCGGCGCAGCGCGGCGGCGGCGAGCAGGCGATCCGTCTGAGCCTGGAGCAACTGGCGGCGCAGATGACCGCGGGCCAGCTCCACCAGCTGAGCGTGGTGGTGAAGGCCAGCACGGACGGCGCGGCGGCCGCGGTGGTGAAATCGCTGGCCGACGTCGGCGAGGCTCGCACCCGGGCCGTGGTGATCTACGAGGGCGTGGGGACCATCACGGAATCGGACGTGAATCTGGCCGCCGCCGCCGAGGGCATCGTGGTTGGATTCGACGTGCGGATCGACCCGGCCGCCCGCGCCGAGGCCGATCGCCAGGGCGTGGACGTGCGGGTCTACTTCACGATCTACGAGCTGATCGATGAGGTCGACGCCGCCCTGCGAGGAATGCTGGAGCCAGAGGAATTCGAGGTGGTCGACGGACGGCTCGAGATTCGCGGCGAATTCCGCAGCGAACGCACGCTGCAGATCGTCGGCGGCATGGTGCTGACGGGACGCATCTACCGGGGCGCCGACGTGCGCATCCTCCGGCGCGGCGAAGAAATCGGCCAGGGCCGGATTGGTACCGTGCGGCGGTTTGCCGATGCGGTGGAGGAAGTGCGCGAAGGATTTGACTGCGGGCTGGGCGTTCAGACGACGACGAACATCGAGCTTGCGGACATCATCGAGGTCTTCCACACCGAGACCCGTCAACCCTGA
- a CDS encoding bifunctional riboflavin kinase/FAD synthetase, giving the protein MNLPAAIGGCPVYTELGALGADEPTALTLGRFDGVHEGHRALLRATLAAARETPGTRAVAVTLWPPPEWLLRPADPRALLTTLHDRLALLAAAGVDAIVVLTFDLEFAQQSPREFLSRLRDEAGMRHLISGPNARIGKGGAGTPPVLRSLSRELDFHFREIVWHGPAGTNRSSTIRAALARGDIAAANGGLGRTYSLEGVVVRGAGEGRALGFATANVSHADWLCVPGDGVYAGLSVADGSQPLRAAISIGTRPTYGEHPRVVEAHVLDAAGDFYDRPMRLFFVSRLRPQRTFDDTGQLAEAISEDIAAVRAARLPSAATLAPFVPQ; this is encoded by the coding sequence ATGAACCTGCCAGCAGCGATCGGCGGCTGCCCGGTATACACGGAGCTTGGCGCTCTCGGCGCGGACGAGCCGACGGCGCTCACGCTGGGCCGTTTCGACGGCGTGCACGAGGGCCACCGCGCCCTGCTGCGCGCCACGCTGGCCGCGGCGCGAGAGACGCCCGGAACCCGTGCCGTGGCGGTCACCCTGTGGCCGCCGCCAGAGTGGCTGCTGCGCCCGGCGGATCCTCGCGCGTTGCTCACGACGCTGCACGATCGGCTGGCGCTTCTGGCGGCCGCCGGCGTCGACGCCATCGTCGTGCTCACCTTCGATCTAGAATTCGCCCAACAAAGCCCGCGCGAATTTCTGAGCCGGCTGCGAGACGAGGCGGGCATGCGTCACCTGATATCGGGCCCGAATGCCCGGATCGGCAAGGGCGGCGCCGGCACGCCCCCGGTGCTGCGGTCGCTGAGCCGCGAGTTGGACTTCCACTTCCGGGAAATCGTTTGGCACGGTCCGGCCGGAACCAATCGCAGCTCAACCATTCGGGCCGCGCTGGCCCGCGGCGACATTGCCGCCGCGAACGGCGGATTGGGCCGAACCTACAGTCTCGAGGGCGTCGTGGTGCGCGGCGCGGGCGAGGGTCGGGCGCTGGGCTTCGCCACCGCGAATGTCTCGCATGCCGACTGGCTGTGCGTGCCGGGAGACGGGGTGTATGCGGGCCTGAGCGTGGCCGATGGATCCCAGCCGTTGCGCGCCGCCATCAGCATCGGCACACGTCCCACGTATGGCGAGCATCCACGAGTGGTGGAGGCTCACGTGCTGGACGCCGCGGGCGACTTCTACGACCGGCCGATGCGGCTGTTCTTCGTCTCGCGCCTGCGTCCGCAGCGCACGTTCGACGACACCGGGCAACTGGCGGAGGCGATCTCCGAGGACATTGCGGCTGTGCGCGCCGCTCGCCTGCCCTCGGCGGCGACCCTGGCGCCGTTTGTCCCGCAATAG
- the rbfA gene encoding 30S ribosome-binding factor RbfA, whose product MPTRRPERIASQIAREASEIVRFTLGDPSIRLASVNRALVSPDLRRATIFVTVLGDAEQCEESLAALERAEGVVRRELSARLRLRFTPEIRFQLDPAMVTEERLRQLLDEEREDSNPGASLPAERSE is encoded by the coding sequence ATGCCCACGCGCCGCCCCGAGCGCATCGCCTCCCAGATTGCCCGCGAAGCCAGCGAGATCGTCCGGTTCACGCTCGGCGACCCGAGTATCCGGCTCGCCTCGGTCAATCGCGCACTGGTGAGCCCCGATCTTCGCCGCGCAACCATCTTTGTCACGGTGCTTGGCGACGCGGAACAGTGCGAGGAGTCGCTGGCGGCGCTGGAGCGAGCCGAAGGCGTCGTGCGGCGCGAGCTGAGCGCGCGCCTGCGGCTGCGATTCACACCCGAGATCAGGTTCCAGCTCGACCCGGCCATGGTGACGGAAGAGCGCCTGCGCCAGTTGCTGGATGAGGAGCGCGAGGACTCGAATCCCGGCGCGAGCCTCCCCGCCGAGCGGTCCGAGTGA